A region of the Mesoterricola sediminis genome:
GCAGGCTGGCCGGGACCAGCGCCTCCGCCAGGGTCTCGGGGCGCCCCTCGCCCAGCTTCGCGAGGCGCAGGTGCTCGAGGCGGTTGAGGTCCACCACGCGCCCGCCCTCGGGCAGCGGCGCCACCAGGGCCCGCCGCTCCACCCGCCCTTCGCGCCAGACGGCCGTTCCCAGCTTCATCGTCCCCTCACACCTGCGACTGCAGCCACGCCTGGGTCTGGGGCCGGATGGGGCGGGGCCTGCCCGTGGCCAGGTCCACCATGACCTGGACGGTCTGCCCTTCGGCCAGCACCACGCGGTCGCCGCCGCGGGTCACGCGGTAGGCGAGGGTGAAGGAGGTGTTCCCCACGTGGACGCAGCGGACCTCCACCTGGACCGCGTCGCCGAGGTGGATGGGCTTGCGGTAGTCCATCTCCACATGGGCGATGTAGAAGCCTTCCTCGGAGAAGGGCCGCCCATCCAGGTACCCCGCCCACCAGCGGGTGCGGGCGTGCTCCAGGTAGACGATGAACATCGCGTGGTTCACGTGCCCCAGGGCGTCCACGTCGGAAAACCGGACATCGATGGGCAGGGAAAAGGGCATGGCGCCTCCTTCCCCCAATGTATCATCCTGTATCCATGGACAGACCTGGCCGCGCCCCCTGGAACCCGGACCGGACCTGGGCGGACCCGCTCATCCTGACCCTCCTCCTGCTCCTCGCGGTCGTGTCGGCGGCGGGGACGCGGGGCCGGTCCAGGGCCGCGGCGAAACCGGCGGAGCGCGTGCAGCTCCAGGGCATGCTGGCGGACGCCGCCCTCGCCTCCCCCAGGGTGCTCAGCACGTGGACGGCCCTGGCGGCCCCGCAGGGCCGGGGCGTGGAGGCCTTCGTCGACCGCGACCTCCAGGGCTGGGACCGCGCGGTCCTCGCGGTCCACGCCGGGGAGCGCGGCGAACTGGACCTCGCCGCGGACCTGGCCGGCGCCGCCCCGGGCGAGGTGGGCGACCTCTTCCGGGCCCACCTCGCCTGGGCCTACCGCGGCCAGGGGACGCCCCTCTCCCGCATCGACGCCGCCCGGGTGCGCCGGGCCCTGGGCGAGGGCTACGCGGGGTGGATCCTCGAGGCCCGCGCCGCGGCCCGGGCCGGCGGCGATCCGGCCCCGCTGGAGGCGAAGGCCGCCGCCTGGGCCGCGCCCCGCGCCCTCGGCCTCGTCGCCGCGGGCCTGGGCATGGGCCTCCTGTTCCTGGCGGGGCTCGCCTTCATCGCCTTCCTCGCCCTCTTCCGCGCCAGGCCCTCGCCCCACCCGCGCTTCGGCATGTCCGGCCGGGCCCTGGTGATCGTGCTCCTGGCCTGGTTCGCCACGCACCTCCTCACGGGCCAGGTGATCAACCTCCTCCTCCTGCCCCTCCCCTTCCTGAGGCCGCTCTTCCTGCCCCTCAGCTACGGCGCCCATGCGGCCCTGGGCCTCGCCTACCTGTGCTGGGCGGAGGACCTCACCCCCGCCGACCTGGCCCGCCGCCTCGCGCCGGGCCGCCACGGGCGGGCCCTCCTGTCCGGCCTCGGCTTCCTGGCCCTGGCCTTCACGGCGGTGGCCGCCGCCAACATCGCCCTCGCCCCCGTCATGCCCCACGGGCAGCCCCCGCAGAAGGAGCTGATGGAGATGCTGGCCCGCACCCGGGGCCCCCTGGCCGTGGCCATGACCTTCCTCACCGTGGCCGTCGCGGCGCCCGTGTTCGAGGAGGTGCTCTTCCGCGGGTTCCTCCTCCCCTGGCTCGGAGAGCGCCTCGCCGCCCGCATGGGCCCCCGCGCCGGCTGGCACCTGGCCGTCGTGGTCTCCGGCCTGGCCTTCGGCGCCATGCACATGCAGCCCCTGGGCATGCCCACCCTGGGCACCCTGGGCATCGTCCTCGGCATGGCCTACCTGCGCACCGGCAACCTGCTCACCTCCATCCTCGTGCACGGGCTCTGGAACGGCGGCATCTTCCTCGCCATGCGCCTGCTGGTCTGAGCGGGAAGGGCCGGGTCCGTCCCCCCAAAAAAGTCCGTCCTGGATCCATTTCCTCGCTGCGCGGAGCTTGGCCGGGCGTGCCCGGCCGGGCGCATCCGGCAACCCCCAGGGCCGGCAGGACTTGGCAATTCGTGAATGGCCCATGGTCCCCGGGGGCCCCCTTGCCGCCGTGGTTCGCCGACCGACATTGGGTCCGCGATCGCCCCTCACCCCCACCATTCATGAATGCCTTTTCCATTCCTTTTGAAAGGCTGTACCCATGCATCGCATGCAATCCCAGGACCTGGCCCATGTCACGGGCGGCTCCCTCTGGTCGGAAATCAGCAAGGTCTTCGGCCGTGAAGGCAAACCCTTCCTCGGCAGGGATCTCCTTGAAGTCGCGGCGGGGGCCGGCGCGGCGGCCGCGGGCGCCGCCCTCGGCCTCCCCATCGCCGCCGCCGGCGCCCTCGGCAAGGCCGCCCAGGCCGGAACCGAAGACTCCATCGACCGAAAGAACGGCATCCACACCGACCGGGGCCCCTGGTACCGGCGGATCCCCCGCAGCTGAACCCCCGGGGCCGTCCCGCCCCGCGGGGCGGCCCCCCCTTCCGGGAGTCCCTCCCCATGAGACATGCCGCATGGGCCGCGGCGGCGGCAGCCC
Encoded here:
- a CDS encoding acyl-CoA thioesterase — translated: MPFSLPIDVRFSDVDALGHVNHAMFIVYLEHARTRWWAGYLDGRPFSEEGFYIAHVEMDYRKPIHLGDAVQVEVRCVHVGNTSFTLAYRVTRGGDRVVLAEGQTVQVMVDLATGRPRPIRPQTQAWLQSQV
- a CDS encoding CPBP family intramembrane glutamic endopeptidase, which gives rise to MDRPGRAPWNPDRTWADPLILTLLLLLAVVSAAGTRGRSRAAAKPAERVQLQGMLADAALASPRVLSTWTALAAPQGRGVEAFVDRDLQGWDRAVLAVHAGERGELDLAADLAGAAPGEVGDLFRAHLAWAYRGQGTPLSRIDAARVRRALGEGYAGWILEARAAARAGGDPAPLEAKAAAWAAPRALGLVAAGLGMGLLFLAGLAFIAFLALFRARPSPHPRFGMSGRALVIVLLAWFATHLLTGQVINLLLLPLPFLRPLFLPLSYGAHAALGLAYLCWAEDLTPADLARRLAPGRHGRALLSGLGFLALAFTAVAAANIALAPVMPHGQPPQKELMEMLARTRGPLAVAMTFLTVAVAAPVFEEVLFRGFLLPWLGERLAARMGPRAGWHLAVVVSGLAFGAMHMQPLGMPTLGTLGIVLGMAYLRTGNLLTSILVHGLWNGGIFLAMRLLV